The following nucleotide sequence is from Hippopotamus amphibius kiboko isolate mHipAmp2 chromosome 11, mHipAmp2.hap2, whole genome shotgun sequence.
TACGATACGGTGTGTAAAAGAGAAGAAGGAATCAAAGACTACCTCAAGATTCCTATCTGAATAGCCATGCAGATGATGGGGACCATTTACTAAGATAAAACAGCCTGAGATGGGCAGAGGCGAAGGAGGCCTgcacatgtgtacatgtgtgtgtgcaggttCACACGTGTTGGAGGCAGGTAGGTATCATGCACTGTGTTTTCAAAATCCTATTTTGCAATGTTTCTGCAAACTCCAAGTAGAGACATCAAGTAGTCAGTGGGATAAACAAGTTTGAAATGTAGAGGAAAGCTTGGAGCTGGAGATAAACACACCAGAGTCATCAGCATACCGGTGAGGTTTAAAGCCTTTGTGAAGAAGACAGTTACCCACAGACAGAACCCGGGAGAGCCAGTGGCTGCAGGACTGAAATCTTCAGAACTCCAAAGTGTGACGATCAGGTAGAAGGGAAAGTGTCCAAAAAAAGAGTAGCCAGAAAGAAGAGAATCAGGGAATCTTGAGAAGTCTTCCAGAGAGTGGTCAACAGTTCAGAATGCTAAAGAAAGAGCCAGTGAAATGAGGTTAGAAGTGAGAAGATTCGGACTGGGAACCACGACCCACTGGTCACCTGGGTGAGAATGGTCCTGGCGGGTTGGGGACTGGCGGTGGGGGCTGGGTGGACATGACTACTGGAGTAGCTTGTGGGAGTCGAGGTCAGGGAGGGGGTCATCTGGGACAGAAAATGTTTCAGAAGTTTGCCAAagagaaaagtggaaaaaacGGGACTATTACTGGAGCAGGGAAATGGGGAGTCTAGAAAATATTGTTTGATTTTAGTGATGTACATTTTTGTTACATTTGAATGGCATTTAACATTGGCGTGCTCTCACAAGCATCACCTAATTTGATTCCATAAACATCTTTTGAGGCCCATAGAATGTTCACTACTTACCTTTTActgatgaaaaaactgaagcttGGAGAGACAAAGACCCTTGTCCGAGGCCCAGCACGGGACATCTcactgtgctgtgctgtgctttattgtgcttcacagatattgtgctTTCTCACAAACTGGAGGTTTGTGGCAAGCCTGCATTAATTAAGGTGTGTGCGTTGTTTTTCCAAATATAATGTTACTGAACACTTAATAGAGTACAGTATAGtggaaacataacttttatataccCTGGGACACCAAAaacatttgtgtgacttgctttactgcGATATTCACTATATTGTAGTGAATATTGCGATACCCACAATATCACAAGGTATGACTGCACTGGCTTCATGagcaccaccatcatcaccactgtcaccaccatcactatcatcaccaccaccaccctcaccaccatcatcactatcaccatcaacaccatctccatcaccaccaccatcatcaccaccatcaccaccaccatcatcaccaccatcactattaccatcaccaccaccatcgtcaccatcatcaccaccaccatcaccatcatcattatcatcaccaccatcatcaccactatcaccatcaccaccatctccatcaccaccaccatcaccatcaccaccatcatcaccaccatcaccatcatcaccaccatcaccaccatcatcaccatcatcaccatcatcaccaccatcaccaccatcatcaccaccatcaccaccatcactattaccatcaccaccaccatcaccatcaccatcatcaccaccatcatcaccaccatcatcactatcaccatcaacaccatctccatcaccaccaccatcaccatcatcaccaccatcaccatcatcaccaccactattaccatcaccaccaccatcatcaccatcatcatcatcattgtcaccatcaccatcattatctccattatcaccaccaccatcatcaccaccaccatcaccatcatcaccatcatcaccaccatcatcaccaccatcatcactatcaccatcaacaccatctccatcaccaccaccatcaccatcaccatcaacaccatctccatcaccaccaccatcaccatcaccatcatcaccaccatcaccatcatcaccaccatcatcaccaccaccaccatcaccaccatcatcaccaccaccatcaccaccaccatcaccatcatcaccaccatcactattaccatcaccaccaccatcatcatcatcattgtcaccatcaccatcattatctccattatcaccaccaccaccatcaccaccaccatcaccatcatcaccaccatcaccaccatcactattaccatcaccaccaccatcaccatcaccatcatcaccaccatcatcaccaccatcatcactatcaccatcaacaccatctccatcaccaccaccatcaccatcaccatcatcaccaccatcaccatcatcaccaccactattaccatcaccaccaccatcatcaccatcatcatcatcattgtcaccatcaccatcattatctccattatcaccaccaccatcatcaccaccaccatcaccatcatcaccatcatcaccaccatcatcaccaccatcatcactatcaccatcaacaccatctccatcaccaccaccatcaccatcaccatcaacaccatctccatcaccaccaccatcaccatcaccaccatcaacatcatcaccaccatcaccaccatcatcaccactatcaccatcatcaccatcatcaccaccatcatcaccaccatcaccatcatcaccatcatcaccaccatcactattaccatcaccaccaccatcatcagtatcatcatcatcattgtcaccatcaccatcattatctccattatcaccaccaccatcaaaaccatctccatca
It contains:
- the LOC130830947 gene encoding LOW QUALITY PROTEIN: basic proline-rich protein-like (The sequence of the model RefSeq protein was modified relative to this genomic sequence to represent the inferred CDS: substituted 1 base at 1 genomic stop codon), which gives rise to LSPSPPSPSPPPSPSPPSSPPSPSSPPSPPSSPSSPSSPPSPPSSPPSPPSLLPSPPPSPSPSSPPSSPPSSLSPSTPSPSPPPSPSSPPSPSSPPLLPSPPPSSPSSSSLSPSPSLSPLSPPPSSPPPSPSSPSSPPSSPPSSLSPSTPSPSPPPSPSPSTPSPSPPPSPSPSSPPSPSSPPSSPPPPSPPSSPPPSPPPSPSSPPSLLPSPPPSSSSLSPSPSLSPLSPPPPSPPPSPSSPPSPPSLLPSPPPSPSPSSPPSSPPSSLSPSTPSPSPPPSPSPSSPPSPSSPPLLPSPPPSSPSSSSLSPSPSLSPLSPPPSSPPPSPSSPSSPPSSPPSSLSPSTPSPSPPPSPSPSTPSPSPPPSPSPPSTSSPPSPPSSPLSPSSPSSPPSSPPSPSSPSSPPSLLPSPPPSSVSSSSLSPSPSLSPLSPPPSKPSPSPEPSPSPSSPPSPTSPPLLPXPPPSSPSSSSLSPSPSLSPLSPPPSSPPPSPSSPSSPPSSLSPSTPSPSPPPSPSPSTPSPSPPPPSPPSSPSPSSPPSPSPPSPSSPPSLLPSPPPSSSSLSPSPSLSPLSPPPSSPPPSPSSPSSPPSSPPSPPSPPQPSPSFCQYHYLVFT